The Corynebacterium vitaeruminis DSM 20294 genome window below encodes:
- a CDS encoding phage tail spike protein — translation MAQPLTTPFAQLFLAVLWWAAFMLFGGILMITVHDRIATDFTTTGLAVLDREVIDPVVTEELCGEYSLTFSYPADAPAALLLTLEAIIACPVPGMSLRQGFRIHEVTTTLDGLLEVTAFHLFYDLAANLIADTFVVNKTAKPALDQLLAAANTPHRFTATSSDTTTRASARVVRMPLAQAVMDTGEDNTFASRWGGEITRDNWHIHHATQRGQDRGVVIRDRKNLTGYQASIDFSTVVTRILPVGYDGLLLPELYVDSPKLGAYATPRIRVMRYGDVKEIKDPEQPREDELPLDQAYTELRRLAALEYSARHVDEPSASYKVSFVDLATTVEYADLAELETVLLGDTVTVRHTDLGVALSARVVGYDYDPLRQAYLSVELGSVAGKFTTVTRQVKTAVNTARQAEDVAGFALASADGKNTNHYGTTQPANARLGDTWFRQNGEQVEIWIYQLTDTGTPGWIALATDLNHAQVQAELDAARTQVDHALAAAHDAQTAADQVHERLATAQVEIDQAKAAAASATELAQDAHDIAVTSDGQLTVALVDPTAADAADRPEGALWQVRADGVIARQYILTNNQWEQTPVGAAMIGPKAISQAHIGDTAIGTAHIADAAITDAKISSLSAAKISSGYLAAGRIAAGSITSDKLTIASGFITTAMIANAAITDAKIGSLSAAKITSGYLAAGRIAAGSITSDKLTIANGFITTAMIKDAAITSAKIAALDAGKITTGYLSANRIAAKSITADKLAANAIQVGLAGWNQSIRISPTQIAWYNGSTLEGTISSSGMKFWYGTRYIGEMARRAHKDKPDVQGIVNQVAYQGDYVAWTYQTASGGDYFTCLTLDPKGRFYGKAGIHLGADLRTNGYKFYTTGSRYVTLQDATLTGKGTYAGWASSNGLAKVVFHTYDLMVVTNGSYYNMTRLFDRVGDLMSRMNSLIGLFNRGWITSISGSGSNITWQYYSNTGLSTMPTTLS, via the coding sequence TTGGCGCAACCTCTAACCACCCCGTTCGCTCAATTGTTCCTGGCCGTCCTGTGGTGGGCGGCCTTCATGCTGTTTGGAGGCATTTTGATGATCACGGTTCACGACCGCATCGCCACCGACTTCACCACCACCGGGCTGGCCGTTTTGGATCGGGAGGTGATCGACCCGGTCGTCACCGAAGAACTCTGCGGCGAATACTCGCTTACCTTCTCGTATCCGGCTGACGCGCCCGCCGCTTTACTGCTCACCCTGGAGGCGATCATCGCGTGCCCGGTGCCGGGGATGAGCCTGCGTCAAGGGTTCCGTATCCACGAGGTCACCACCACCCTCGACGGCCTGCTCGAAGTCACCGCGTTCCACCTGTTCTACGATCTGGCAGCGAATCTGATCGCCGACACGTTCGTGGTGAACAAAACCGCCAAGCCCGCACTCGACCAGCTCCTCGCAGCCGCCAACACGCCGCACAGGTTCACCGCCACCAGCTCCGACACCACGACTCGGGCGAGTGCTCGGGTGGTGCGGATGCCCCTCGCTCAAGCTGTCATGGACACCGGGGAGGACAATACGTTCGCCTCCCGCTGGGGTGGTGAGATAACCCGGGACAACTGGCACATCCACCACGCCACACAGCGTGGCCAGGATCGGGGTGTGGTGATCCGGGATCGGAAAAACCTCACCGGCTACCAAGCCTCCATCGACTTCTCCACGGTCGTCACGAGGATTCTGCCGGTCGGCTACGACGGCCTCCTCCTGCCCGAACTCTACGTCGACTCCCCAAAGCTCGGTGCGTATGCGACTCCGCGTATCCGCGTGATGCGCTACGGCGACGTGAAGGAAATCAAAGACCCCGAGCAGCCCCGCGAGGACGAACTCCCACTCGATCAGGCGTATACGGAGCTGCGCCGCCTCGCCGCCCTCGAATACTCCGCCCGGCATGTGGATGAGCCATCCGCCTCGTACAAGGTGTCGTTCGTCGACCTGGCTACCACCGTCGAGTACGCGGATTTGGCCGAGTTAGAGACAGTGCTGCTCGGAGACACAGTCACCGTCCGCCACACCGACCTCGGCGTGGCGCTGTCAGCGCGGGTGGTGGGCTACGACTACGACCCCCTCCGCCAGGCATACCTGTCCGTAGAGCTTGGCAGTGTTGCTGGGAAGTTCACCACCGTCACCCGCCAAGTCAAAACCGCCGTCAACACGGCTCGGCAGGCAGAAGATGTGGCGGGGTTTGCCCTCGCGTCGGCGGATGGGAAGAACACCAACCACTACGGCACCACCCAGCCCGCCAACGCCAGGCTGGGTGACACGTGGTTCCGGCAAAACGGCGAACAGGTTGAGATCTGGATCTACCAGCTCACCGACACCGGCACCCCCGGCTGGATAGCACTCGCCACCGATCTGAATCATGCCCAGGTCCAGGCCGAACTCGACGCCGCCCGCACGCAAGTCGACCACGCCCTCGCCGCTGCCCACGACGCGCAGACCGCCGCCGACCAGGTGCATGAACGTCTCGCCACCGCGCAGGTCGAGATTGACCAGGCCAAGGCTGCTGCCGCAAGCGCGACGGAGCTGGCGCAAGACGCCCATGACATCGCGGTGACTTCGGATGGACAGCTCACGGTTGCTCTTGTCGATCCGACTGCGGCGGACGCCGCCGACCGGCCAGAGGGTGCGCTGTGGCAAGTGCGCGCCGATGGCGTGATCGCCCGCCAATATATCCTCACCAACAACCAATGGGAACAAACACCGGTCGGTGCCGCGATGATCGGGCCGAAAGCGATCAGCCAAGCACACATCGGAGACACTGCCATCGGCACCGCACACATCGCAGACGCCGCCATCACCGACGCGAAAATCAGTTCACTGTCGGCAGCCAAGATCTCCAGCGGCTATCTCGCTGCTGGACGGATTGCTGCCGGCTCGATCACCTCCGACAAGCTGACCATCGCGAGTGGGTTCATCACCACCGCAATGATTGCCAACGCCGCGATCACTGATGCGAAAATCGGGTCGCTGTCTGCAGCGAAGATCACCTCGGGCTATTTGGCTGCTGGGCGGATTGCAGCGGGATCGATCACGAGCGACAAGTTGACGATCGCCAACGGGTTCATCACGACTGCGATGATCAAGGACGCGGCGATCACCAGCGCGAAGATCGCTGCGCTGGATGCGGGCAAGATCACCACCGGCTATCTCTCGGCGAATCGGATTGCGGCGAAGTCGATCACGGCCGACAAGCTCGCAGCCAACGCGATCCAAGTGGGCTTGGCCGGATGGAACCAGTCGATCCGTATTTCGCCGACGCAGATCGCCTGGTACAACGGCTCCACCTTGGAAGGGACAATCTCCAGTTCCGGGATGAAATTCTGGTACGGCACCCGCTACATCGGGGAGATGGCACGCCGTGCCCACAAGGACAAGCCCGACGTGCAGGGCATCGTCAACCAGGTCGCCTATCAAGGCGACTATGTGGCCTGGACATACCAGACGGCATCGGGCGGTGACTACTTCACCTGCCTCACCCTGGATCCGAAGGGACGCTTCTACGGCAAGGCCGGCATTCATCTCGGTGCTGACTTGCGCACCAACGGCTACAAGTTCTACACCACCGGCTCGCGCTACGTGACCTTGCAGGATGCGACGCTCACCGGGAAAGGCACCTACGCCGGGTGGGCGTCGAGCAATGGGCTGGCGAAGGTCGTGTTTCACACCTATGACCTGATGGTCGTCACCAATGGGTCGTATTACAACATGACCCGCCTGTTCGACCGTGTCGGGGACTTGATGAGCCGGATGAACTCGCTCATCGGGCTGTTCAACCGTGGCTGGATCACCTCGATCTCCGGATCAGGGTCGAACATCACCTGGCAGTACTACTCGAACACCGGACTGTCCACCATGCCCACCACCCTCAGCTAA
- a CDS encoding phage major capsid protein produces the protein MSTMTISDLRTKRAHIWDQAKAFLDERRDTATGCLSAEDDQAYARMEADIDKLTAEIARSERAMRRDADLAKATNMPLTSMPGITIDNDDANPKVSPRATASYQRAFWDAMRLNSSPMEVRNALSEGVDTEGGYLVPDEFEHTLVQALADQNVMRTLAKVIQTTSGDRKIPVVSTHGTAGWLDEGKPYTESDENFTQVTLSAFKLGTFLKISEELLNDSAFNVEQYLASEFARRIGAAEEEAFLVGDGAGKPTGIFAATGGGEKAVTTAKVTDISADELIDLHYSLRAPYRKNAVWLMNDATVKTVRKLKDGNGQYLWQPALTAGSPDLILGRPAHTSAFVPEIKAGASTVAFGDLAYYWIADRQGRSFKRLNELFATTGQVGFLASQRLDGKLILPEAVKLLTQKTSA, from the coding sequence ATGTCCACGATGACTATTTCCGACCTGCGCACCAAGCGCGCCCACATTTGGGATCAGGCCAAGGCATTCCTTGACGAACGCCGCGACACCGCCACTGGCTGTCTGTCCGCTGAGGACGACCAGGCCTACGCCCGGATGGAGGCTGATATTGACAAGCTGACCGCCGAGATCGCCCGCTCCGAACGCGCGATGCGCCGTGACGCCGACCTCGCCAAGGCCACCAACATGCCGCTGACTTCGATGCCCGGCATCACCATCGACAACGACGACGCTAACCCCAAGGTTTCGCCGCGTGCGACTGCCTCGTATCAGCGTGCGTTCTGGGACGCGATGCGGCTGAACTCCTCGCCGATGGAGGTGCGTAACGCACTGAGTGAGGGAGTGGATACCGAGGGCGGCTATCTGGTACCCGACGAGTTCGAACACACCCTCGTCCAGGCACTCGCGGACCAGAACGTGATGCGCACGCTGGCGAAGGTCATCCAAACCACCAGCGGGGACCGCAAGATCCCGGTCGTCTCCACTCACGGCACGGCCGGTTGGCTCGATGAGGGCAAGCCGTACACCGAGTCGGACGAGAACTTCACCCAGGTCACCCTGTCGGCGTTCAAGCTCGGCACCTTCCTCAAGATCAGCGAGGAGCTGCTCAACGACAGTGCGTTCAACGTCGAGCAGTATCTCGCCTCGGAGTTCGCCCGCCGGATCGGTGCCGCCGAAGAAGAAGCCTTCCTCGTCGGTGACGGTGCGGGCAAGCCCACCGGCATCTTCGCTGCAACCGGTGGTGGGGAGAAGGCGGTCACCACCGCGAAGGTCACCGACATCAGCGCTGATGAGCTGATCGATCTGCACTACAGCTTGCGTGCCCCGTACCGGAAGAACGCGGTGTGGCTGATGAACGACGCCACCGTCAAAACCGTGCGCAAGCTCAAGGACGGCAACGGCCAGTACCTGTGGCAGCCCGCCCTCACCGCCGGTAGCCCGGATCTAATCCTTGGTCGTCCGGCGCATACGTCGGCATTCGTCCCGGAGATCAAGGCGGGCGCATCCACGGTGGCATTCGGGGATCTGGCCTACTACTGGATCGCCGACCGGCAGGGACGCTCCTTCAAGCGGCTCAACGAGTTGTTCGCCACCACCGGGCAGGTGGGGTTCCTCGCCTCCCAGCGCCTCGACGGGAAACTCATCCTGCCCGAAGCCGTCAAACTGCTCACCCAAAAGACCAGCGCCTAA
- a CDS encoding DUF1617 family protein: protein MRIMLANQYLQPVAELLTEMPLKASQSRARSKLLTLVTQALARFGEDEYELVAEYAARDDNGAPLLDSDGTFRLANPDQAAEFMTARTRLLESLAEVSGPTYDTHLTDLKTLLDSYDGELSGQTAEAYDVLYDAIEAASGKEHQ, encoded by the coding sequence ATGCGCATCATGCTCGCCAACCAGTATCTGCAGCCGGTCGCCGAGCTGCTCACCGAAATGCCTCTGAAAGCCTCGCAGTCCAGGGCGCGGTCGAAACTGCTCACCCTCGTCACACAAGCCCTCGCCAGGTTCGGGGAAGACGAATACGAGCTGGTGGCTGAATACGCCGCCCGCGATGACAACGGTGCGCCGCTGCTGGACTCTGATGGGACGTTCCGGCTCGCCAACCCAGACCAAGCAGCAGAGTTCATGACCGCCCGCACCCGGCTCCTCGAATCCCTCGCCGAGGTATCCGGGCCGACCTACGACACCCACCTGACCGACCTCAAGACTCTCTTGGACAGCTACGACGGTGAACTCTCCGGCCAGACGGCGGAGGCGTATGACGTGCTCTACGACGCCATCGAAGCCGCCAGCGGGAAGGAACACCAATGA
- a CDS encoding phage tail protein produces the protein MADSSFGLKIGLEGEREFKRAITDINREMRVLGSEMKLVASQFDKNDQSAEALTARNQVLGKEIEAQKAKIETLRAALQNSATSFGENDSRTKNWQIQLNNAGAELNKLESELKSNNDALTEFGDEADGAGDDAKDAAKDAGKLEVAVDDLGDEMDSTGGKTRIFGDVLKANLASEAIVAGVKGIGHAIASIGRGMAGALKEGVEYNARMEQYTTSFTTMLGDQAKAQQLVNDLKVEAAKTPFGMEDLASNMQTLLSFGMSLEDAQKHLHEIGDISQGDAVKMESLTLAFAQMSSTGKLTGQDLLQMINAGFNPLEEISRKTGKSIGELKEEMAQGAISADMVADAFASATAEGGRFYGAMDAQSQTFSGQLATMQDGIANLKGLLATGVTDALAGTVMPMANGWIDDLTAAIEEGGVPAFIDTLGTVLQEALAFIAEQLPAVVEAGMTILTSLLEGIIEVLPQLAETAVTLVVALVEAIIEALPALLEAAIQIIATLVTGIAEALPELIPAAVEMLMALVQELVDNLPLLLDAALQLILGLAEGLLAAIPVLIEALPAIIEGIISFLVGAIPQIIQAGIQLLTALIGALPQIITSIVEALPQIITAIIGGIVSAVPQLINAGIQLLTALIGALPQIITTIVAALPQIISALINGIAGAIPQLVQAGIQLLTALVGNMPQIVSTIVAAIPQIITGIVSAVGQGVGQMAEAGSNLVRGLWNGIQSLAGWLWDQVSGWISSIWDGITDFFGIHSPSTEMAWVGSMLVEGLADSIRTDGRKATDAATTLAADTLDAFSELADGVDVPIDATANLTMPTVDLTPAAAVSAAMSAQAARDQTVDVEGIVDTTARRLLSSLDIQVVLNDGTLVGKLAPAMNTRLAKLSRRDLALTGGT, from the coding sequence ATGGCTGACTCATCGTTTGGTTTGAAGATTGGTTTGGAGGGTGAGCGGGAGTTCAAGCGGGCGATCACGGATATCAACCGTGAGATGCGGGTGCTCGGCAGCGAGATGAAGCTGGTCGCCTCCCAGTTCGACAAGAACGACCAGTCCGCCGAAGCGTTGACGGCCCGAAACCAGGTGTTGGGTAAGGAGATCGAGGCGCAGAAAGCCAAGATCGAAACCCTCCGAGCCGCGTTGCAGAACAGTGCCACGTCGTTTGGTGAGAACGATTCGCGGACGAAGAACTGGCAGATCCAGCTCAACAATGCCGGAGCTGAACTGAACAAGCTCGAATCCGAGCTGAAGTCGAATAACGACGCGCTCACCGAGTTCGGTGACGAGGCCGATGGTGCCGGTGACGATGCCAAAGACGCCGCGAAGGACGCGGGCAAGCTCGAAGTTGCTGTGGATGATCTCGGTGACGAGATGGACTCCACCGGGGGTAAGACCCGCATCTTCGGCGACGTGCTGAAAGCCAACCTGGCATCCGAAGCCATCGTCGCAGGGGTCAAGGGCATCGGCCACGCCATCGCCAGTATCGGACGCGGCATGGCCGGGGCACTCAAGGAGGGTGTTGAGTACAACGCCCGCATGGAGCAATACACCACCAGCTTCACCACCATGCTCGGCGACCAAGCCAAAGCCCAGCAGCTGGTCAACGACTTGAAGGTGGAGGCCGCCAAGACCCCGTTCGGCATGGAAGATTTGGCCTCCAACATGCAGACCCTCCTCAGCTTCGGCATGTCGTTGGAGGACGCACAGAAGCACCTGCACGAGATCGGCGACATCTCTCAAGGTGACGCCGTCAAAATGGAGTCCCTTACCCTCGCGTTCGCGCAAATGAGCAGCACCGGCAAGTTGACTGGCCAGGATTTGCTGCAGATGATCAACGCCGGCTTCAACCCGCTCGAAGAGATCAGCCGCAAGACCGGCAAGAGCATTGGTGAGTTGAAGGAGGAAATGGCCCAGGGAGCTATCTCTGCGGACATGGTTGCGGACGCGTTTGCTTCTGCCACGGCCGAGGGTGGCCGGTTCTATGGGGCGATGGACGCCCAATCCCAAACCTTTAGCGGCCAGTTGGCGACCATGCAGGACGGGATCGCGAACCTGAAAGGCCTGCTTGCCACTGGTGTTACCGATGCCTTGGCGGGGACGGTCATGCCGATGGCCAACGGCTGGATCGACGACCTGACTGCCGCGATTGAAGAAGGCGGTGTCCCGGCGTTCATCGACACTCTCGGCACCGTCTTGCAGGAAGCGTTGGCGTTTATCGCCGAACAGTTGCCCGCCGTGGTTGAGGCTGGCATGACGATCCTCACCTCGTTGTTGGAGGGGATCATTGAGGTGCTGCCACAGCTCGCGGAAACTGCCGTCACCCTGGTGGTGGCGCTGGTCGAGGCGATCATCGAAGCCCTCCCGGCTCTGTTGGAGGCGGCGATTCAGATTATTGCCACCCTCGTCACTGGCATCGCCGAAGCGCTGCCGGAGCTGATTCCGGCCGCAGTGGAGATGCTGATGGCGCTGGTGCAGGAACTGGTGGACAACCTGCCGCTCCTGCTGGACGCTGCACTCCAGTTGATTCTCGGCCTAGCTGAGGGACTGCTCGCGGCGATCCCAGTGCTCATCGAAGCCCTCCCGGCGATCATCGAGGGCATCATCAGCTTCCTGGTCGGCGCGATCCCACAAATCATCCAAGCAGGCATCCAGCTCTTGACCGCCCTAATTGGTGCGCTCCCGCAGATCATCACCTCGATCGTGGAAGCACTCCCGCAGATCATCACCGCCATCATCGGCGGCATCGTGTCAGCAGTTCCGCAGTTGATCAACGCCGGTATTCAACTGTTGACCGCGTTGATTGGTGCTCTGCCGCAGATCATTACGACAATTGTGGCGGCGTTGCCGCAGATCATTTCGGCGCTCATCAACGGGATTGCAGGAGCCATCCCGCAACTCGTCCAAGCCGGTATCCAGCTGCTCACGGCATTGGTGGGCAACATGCCGCAGATTGTCTCCACGATTGTCGCGGCGATCCCGCAGATCATCACGGGCATCGTGTCAGCGGTCGGTCAGGGTGTGGGGCAGATGGCGGAGGCCGGTTCGAACCTCGTGCGCGGCCTGTGGAACGGTATCCAGTCGTTGGCGGGCTGGTTGTGGGATCAGGTCTCCGGCTGGATCAGCAGCATTTGGGACGGCATTACCGACTTCTTCGGCATTCACTCGCCCTCCACGGAAATGGCGTGGGTCGGCTCGATGCTCGTCGAAGGCCTCGCCGACTCCATCCGCACCGATGGGCGCAAAGCCACAGACGCCGCCACCACGCTGGCCGCCGACACGTTGGACGCGTTCAGCGAGCTGGCTGACGGGGTGGACGTGCCCATCGACGCCACCGCCAACCTCACCATGCCCACAGTTGACCTCACCCCGGCCGCAGCCGTCAGCGCCGCGATGTCCGCACAAGCGGCTCGTGACCAGACGGTGGATGTGGAGGGGATCGTCGATACGACCGCGCGCAGGTTGCTCAGCTCGCTGGATATTCAGGTGGTGCTCAACGACGGCACGCTGGTCGGCAAACTCGCCCCGGCCATGAATACCCGGCTCGCCAAGCTGTCGCGCCGTGACCTCGCCCTGACAGGAGGAACCTAA
- a CDS encoding head-tail adaptor protein, protein MASIGSMRTIIDLIQPVVERDKAGFTSTRDAIRATVRAYIETRHASAAWVNRAAYTKADLLFRIRAIPGLPVTADMEITGPDGRYLIDSVEQIGRYVEILAHQTTPEGG, encoded by the coding sequence ATGGCTTCGATTGGTTCGATGCGCACCATCATCGACCTCATCCAACCCGTGGTCGAGCGCGACAAGGCCGGGTTCACGTCGACGCGTGACGCGATACGTGCGACCGTGCGCGCCTATATCGAGACCCGACACGCCTCGGCGGCGTGGGTGAACCGTGCCGCCTACACGAAAGCCGATCTGCTGTTCCGTATCCGCGCCATCCCAGGACTGCCGGTCACGGCCGACATGGAGATCACCGGCCCGGACGGCCGCTACCTGATCGACAGTGTGGAGCAGATTGGCCGGTATGTGGAAATCCTCGCCCACCAGACCACGCCAGAAGGGGGCTAA
- a CDS encoding HK97-gp10 family putative phage morphogenesis protein — protein MARVQIRLPNAFIDSLNAASNVLEASADEVLGAGAAVVEPRMRSNLAAAIGAGTKEPSRSTGQLLGALGTTSVKVNSRGDHNVKVGFAENRRDGRSSALIANVLEHGRSSQPARPFLAPTRNQTRSGAVEAMKQALAAKFGQVKP, from the coding sequence ATGGCGCGTGTGCAAATCAGGCTCCCCAACGCCTTCATCGACTCCCTCAACGCCGCATCCAACGTGCTGGAAGCCTCCGCCGATGAGGTGCTCGGTGCCGGGGCCGCCGTGGTCGAGCCACGGATGCGTTCCAACCTTGCCGCAGCCATCGGTGCTGGCACTAAGGAGCCGTCGCGGTCGACCGGCCAGCTGCTCGGCGCGCTCGGCACCACGAGCGTGAAGGTGAACTCCCGTGGAGATCACAACGTCAAGGTCGGGTTTGCCGAAAACCGGCGTGACGGGCGCTCGAGCGCGCTCATCGCCAACGTCCTCGAACACGGCAGAAGTAGTCAGCCCGCCCGGCCGTTCCTGGCACCCACCAGGAACCAGACCAGGAGTGGCGCGGTCGAAGCCATGAAACAGGCGTTGGCAGCCAAGTTCGGGCAGGTGAAACCATGA
- a CDS encoding phage holin family protein, with protein sequence MSLNALWHTIQAGIASLGAWLSAYLGGLDGLIYALVIFVAADYITGVLAAINERRVSSAVGFRGISRKILIFTLVGLAHLIDTQVIGTPGVLRAAVIFFYLSNEGISLIENATRLGLPIPAQMREALDLIANRADKRPPLTNTDPTETHTDKEQR encoded by the coding sequence ATGTCTTTGAACGCTCTCTGGCACACCATCCAAGCCGGCATCGCCAGCCTCGGCGCGTGGCTCTCCGCCTACCTCGGCGGACTCGACGGCCTGATCTACGCCCTGGTCATCTTCGTTGCCGCCGACTACATCACCGGAGTCCTCGCGGCCATCAACGAACGCCGCGTCAGCTCAGCAGTCGGGTTTCGGGGCATCTCCCGCAAGATTCTCATCTTCACCCTGGTTGGTCTCGCGCACCTGATCGACACCCAAGTCATCGGCACACCCGGCGTGCTACGGGCAGCGGTCATCTTCTTCTACCTGTCCAACGAAGGCATCTCCCTGATCGAAAACGCCACCCGCCTCGGCCTGCCCATCCCCGCACAGATGCGTGAGGCCCTCGACCTGATCGCCAACCGCGCCGACAAACGACCACCCCTCACCAACACCGACCCAACTGAAACCCATACCGATAAGGAGCAGCGCTGA
- a CDS encoding major tail protein, whose translation MATIGLDKLYYATIIEDPDTGEETYAAPKPLAKAISAELSVEVAEAILYADDGASEIVKEFKSGTLTLGVDDLGGEAAAALTGATLDANGVLISTSEDGGTPVAIGFRAARSNGKYQYFWLYRVKFALPTTTLATKADSITFSTPSIEGTILRRNKPDSKGRHPWKAEVTEGGPGVKPETITGWYAAVYEPATDAVAAG comes from the coding sequence ATGGCCACGATTGGTTTGGACAAGCTCTACTACGCCACGATCATCGAAGACCCGGACACGGGTGAGGAAACCTATGCCGCCCCGAAGCCGCTCGCGAAAGCCATCTCCGCCGAACTGTCGGTCGAGGTAGCTGAGGCCATCTTGTATGCCGATGACGGCGCATCGGAGATCGTGAAGGAATTCAAGTCCGGCACGCTCACGCTTGGCGTCGACGACCTCGGCGGTGAGGCGGCAGCGGCGCTGACGGGGGCGACCCTGGATGCCAACGGGGTGCTTATCTCCACCTCGGAGGATGGCGGCACGCCGGTGGCAATCGGCTTCCGCGCCGCACGCTCCAACGGCAAATACCAGTACTTCTGGCTCTACCGGGTGAAGTTCGCCCTGCCGACCACGACGCTCGCCACCAAAGCCGACTCCATCACGTTCTCCACCCCGTCGATTGAGGGCACGATCCTGCGGCGCAACAAGCCCGACAGCAAGGGACGGCATCCGTGGAAGGCCGAAGTCACCGAAGGCGGCCCCGGGGTCAAGCCCGAGACAATCACCGGCTGGTACGCGGCAGTGTACGAGCCCGCAACCGACGCAGTAGCCGCAGGCTAA
- a CDS encoding head-tail connector protein, producing MDTTELVEQVKQNLLITFDDDDTLITALVNAATSYACSFQHLEEGHYEQAAMSGATRQGIVMLASHFYESRDGATAGFWADKPEAARAVWDAVNNLLRLDRDWKI from the coding sequence ATGGACACGACCGAACTGGTCGAGCAGGTCAAGCAGAATCTGCTCATCACGTTTGATGACGACGACACGCTGATTACGGCGCTGGTCAATGCGGCCACCTCCTACGCGTGCAGCTTCCAACACCTCGAAGAAGGCCACTACGAGCAGGCGGCAATGTCGGGGGCGACTCGGCAAGGCATCGTCATGCTCGCCTCCCACTTCTACGAATCCCGCGACGGCGCGACCGCAGGGTTTTGGGCGGACAAACCCGAAGCCGCCCGGGCGGTGTGGGACGCGGTGAACAACCTGCTCCGCCTCGATCGCGACTGGAAAATCTAA
- a CDS encoding head maturation protease, ClpP-related codes for MRRFWNWLDPEPNGDPDATSVRVLRINGQIADESWFDDDITPAIFARELNAGSGPVTIWLNSPGGDVVAAAQIYNMLLDYPGPVTVNIDGIAASAASVIAMAAGTVAMTPVSMLMIHNPATLAVGDKDELAKAMSMLESVKDAILNAYQLKTGLSRAKLSKLMDAETWMDARAAIDLGFADLLLTGSRDPIFDAEPDKKKPDEDEPESDWPDEDGTEPEPDEPDEDDDGKPSKKGSPFPPKKNHEDGVVFARRTWEQQLVAACTHHQLDVPHGVPVPVSVQPAGSRGRRVVDLYAQLTNRAH; via the coding sequence GTGAGACGTTTCTGGAATTGGCTCGACCCCGAGCCGAACGGTGACCCGGATGCGACAAGCGTCCGGGTTTTGCGTATCAACGGGCAGATCGCCGACGAATCCTGGTTCGACGACGACATCACCCCCGCCATCTTCGCTCGCGAACTTAACGCCGGTTCTGGGCCGGTGACGATCTGGCTCAATTCGCCTGGCGGGGATGTGGTGGCGGCTGCCCAGATCTACAACATGCTGCTGGACTATCCCGGCCCGGTCACGGTAAACATCGACGGGATCGCCGCCTCCGCTGCGAGCGTGATTGCGATGGCTGCCGGGACGGTGGCGATGACCCCGGTGAGCATGTTGATGATCCACAACCCCGCCACCCTGGCTGTGGGCGACAAAGACGAGCTCGCGAAAGCCATGTCGATGTTGGAGTCGGTCAAGGACGCGATCCTCAACGCCTACCAACTCAAAACCGGCCTGTCGCGGGCGAAGCTGTCGAAGTTGATGGATGCCGAAACGTGGATGGACGCCCGTGCTGCGATCGACCTTGGCTTTGCCGACCTGCTGCTCACCGGCAGCCGCGACCCGATCTTCGATGCGGAGCCGGACAAGAAGAAGCCTGACGAGGACGAGCCCGAGTCTGATTGGCCAGACGAGGACGGCACCGAGCCTGAGCCTGACGAGCCGGATGAGGACGACGACGGCAAGCCGTCCAAGAAGGGGTCGCCGTTCCCGCCCAAGAAGAACCACGAGGACGGCGTGGTGTTTGCCCGGCGCACCTGGGAGCAGCAGCTCGTCGCCGCCTGCACCCACCACCAGCTGGATGTCCCGCACGGTGTGCCCGTTCCTGTTTCTGTTCAGCCCGCTGGCTCTCGTGGTCGGCGGGTTGTTGATTTGTACGCCCAACTGACCAACCGAGCCCACTAA